Proteins encoded within one genomic window of Sebastes fasciatus isolate fSebFas1 chromosome 18, fSebFas1.pri, whole genome shotgun sequence:
- the lyrm2 gene encoding LYR motif-containing protein 2: protein MTVSRLPSAALSLKQFLQRQKVLGIYRNMMRTIRKVPDEADRKYLSDWARAEFKRNKTATDQDAIRMMITQANNHLDELQTSLALAGS from the exons ATGACAGTTTCAAGGTTACCGTCTGCAGCGCTTTCTCTAAAACAG TTTTTACAGAGACAGAAGGTTTTGGGGATTTACAGAAATATGATGAGGACCATACGGAAGGTACCAGACGAGGCAGACAGGAAGTACCTCAGTGACTGGGCCAGAGCCGAGTTCAAGAGGAACAAGACCGCCACAGACCAG GATGCCATCCGTATGATGATCACACAAGCTAACAACCATCTAGATGAGCTGCAGACGTCTCTGGCGTTGGCTGGCAGTTAA